The Candidatus Syntrophosphaera sp. sequence TAGTGACAAAATAGTGGGGAATCCAGGGACTTTTCATCGATCGGGACGATGAATCTCCGGATGTTGTAGATAACTTTCCGAATCATGCCCTGTCATGCCAGTATAAAGCAATTACGCAAAGGTCTTTGTATATGATTGATGAACTTGGCTCCCTACAAAGCGAGATGGTGATGGCCTTGTCAAATCCGGAATGAACAACCAGCGGACTGCCGATCTCCGAAGCGGCAGACGCAGCAAAGCTGACTTCAGAAGCGATCTTTGACCGCTGAGGCAAGGCGGAATTTGCCACCCCTTTCAGCCGCAAATGAAAAGCTGGTCCCCTTGGTTTGAAAGAGAGCCGCAGAAAACTTCTCTCCTCTGGCGGGCAAACAGGTTTTTCTTGACAGTTGAGCTTGTGCCTGGCGTTTCGTGTTTTATGGATTAAGAGAAAAGAATTCCGACCGCAACTCAATTGAGGCAGGAGGTATGGCATGCTGCATTCCAGTTGGATTGAACTCGACCGCGCCGCCCTGAACAAGAATATCCGCTATTTGCGTAAACGGGTCGGGGAAAAGGTGGTGTTCGTTTCCGTGATCAAAGGCAACGCCTATGGCCATGGCATCGAGCAATTTTTGCCCCTGGCTGAAGCGGCTGGAGTGCGGAATTTCGCCGTTTATGACGCCTTCGAAGCCAGCCGCGCCCTGCAGGTCAAGGCCCCGGAAACAAATTTGATGATCATGGGAATGCTGGATGAGGATCAGCTGGATTGGGCCATCGCCCAGAACATTGCCTTCTTTGTCTTTACTGAAGAGCGTCTGGCCGCCGCCAGCGGGGAAGCCCGCAAACAGAAGAAGAAGGCCCTGGTCCATCTGGAGCTGGAAACGGGAATGAACCGCACCGGCCTGGATGAAGAGGAACTGCCGCGGATCATGCAAGCGATCAAAAAGAACAGCCGCCATCTGCAGTTCGAGGGAGTTTGCACCCACTTTGCCGGGGCTGAGAGTATCGCCAATTATCATCGCATCCAGCAACAATACCAGCAGTTTGAGAAGTTGACCAAGATTTTGAAAAGAGGCGGGATCAAGCCCCGTTTTTACCACAGCGCCTGTTCCGCCGCGGCTCTGATCTATAAGCACACGATCATGGATCTGGTGCGTTTTGGCATTGCCCAATACGGTTTTTGGCCCAGCATGGAAACCAAAATGAACAACCTGCTCTCCGCGGAATCCAAATTCACCCGCGATCCACTGAAAGCGATCCTCAGTTGGAAAAGCCGGGTCATGAGCATCAAGACGGTTGACAAGGGCAACTTCATCAACTATGGAAACGCCTTTCTCAGCACCAAAAACATGAGGCTGGCTACCGTGCCCATCGGCTATCACCACGGTTACAGCCGCAGCCTGGGAAATGCAGGCCACGTGCTGATCCACGGTCGAAGAGCGGATGTGGTGGGCATGGTCAACATGAACATGTTCATGGTCAACGTGACCAATATACCGGGCGTAAAGGTCGGCGACGAGGTTGTTTTGATCGGCAGGCAAGGCGACCTGAGCATCTCCGTCGCCTCCTTTGCCGAACTGACCAAAATGGTCAATTACGAGCTGCTTTCCCGCCTGCCCTACCAAATACCCAGGATCGTGGTCTAGACCAGCCTGGATGAGGATGGGGCACCAGAACCTAGGCTTCAGTCTGTTGTTGCCCGGAATTCATTACGAGGCAAAAAACCAAGAACGCGGATGCGGAGGGAAAGCATACGGACCGCTGGATTCATCCGGTGAAGTGAACCCGCACAAAGCTCCCAAAAACCAGATGACTCTGGTGTTCTGGAGGCCCCCGGAACCACCTCCCGGATTCGCTGCGCTTGATTGCGAAGCCCCGAAGACGGTCCAATAGTATCCTTGCAGGTTGGTTCTTTATTCCTCCACCACCGCCGTGACCCTGTAGAATCCCGCGGGCTGAGCATTGGAGCCAAACCACCAGCAATTGGTGGCGAGAGGCAGAACTGGGGTATATGGCCCCTCAGGGTCCTCGGCCCAGAAGACCTGATAGTGGTCTGGCGTAAGCGGATAACCGTTGATATCTTGAGTGACCGGCGACCAAGTCAGGTAGCAAATGAATTCGATGGCGCTGATACTCAAGTTCTGAGGGGAGAGGGGTATGTTCGTACCAAATCTCAGTTTGGCCAGGAACATTTTCATCACCTCGTCTGGGTAACTAAACAGGAACGGGCCAAATTCCGCTGTACTGATGAAAGAACCTGTCACAAAGCTATTTCCGGCGCCATCCACTTCAATATCGCAACCAAGGTCGTTGTCGTTTCCCCCTGCCCATTGAACCCAGAGCCAGTTGCCCGCGGGATCGAGTTTGGCGGCGAAGATATTGTCCCCGTCGCGCCAGGGTAGCACATGGGACCCGAAGGTGGCAGTGCCGTTGTAATAACCGGTGACATAGATGTTCCCGGCGCTGTCCACGTTCACGCCCGATGCTTTGTCATATTGGGGACCGCCCCCCGCCACTGCAAACTCCAGGACAAACGCGGGCAGGATCTTGGCCACGAAAACATCGAATAAACCATTGCTGATCAGGGTAACCGGCCCGAAGTAGGCGGTTCCGTAAAAAGAGCCCGCCAGAAAGACGTTCCCGGCACTGTCTGCCGCAAGGTCCCAGCCGTAGTCGCCGCCTACACTCCCGGCTCCCATCACTCCGATAAAGAGGCCAGCGGGGTCGAATTTTGCCAGGAAGATATCATCAGCGCCGTAGCTGTTGAGCGTGCTTGTATAAAAAGTCGCGGTAATTTCGTAAGAACCTGTCACATAGATATTGCCAAAGCTGTCCCGGATCACGTCTTGGCCTGCGTCCCAACCGGGCCCTCCCGCCCTGATCGCCACCAGCCAGGCACCCAGCTCACCCAACACAGTCAGGAATATGTCGCTGGCGCCGCTGCTGGTGAGCGAAGTGGAGCCAAAGCTGGCGATGGATTCAAATGAGCCGGTGACAAAGATCAAGCCGGCGCCGCCAACTGTTATGGCGTTTCCAAAGTCATGATACGGCCCGCCCGCCCGGCTGGCCCAGACCCAATTTCCGGCGGGATCAAGCTTGGCCACAAAGATGTCGGACAGGCCCGCGCTGGTGATTACACTTCCCCCAAAAGTAGCACTGGCATAGAAATAACCGGTCACAAAGGAGTTACCCGATGCATCCACATCCAGGCAATTGCCGCAGTCCACACCAGGTCCGCCCGCGGAATTGGCCCAAAGCCAGTTGCCATCTGGATCGGCTTTGGCAACAAAGACATCCCGGTAGCCGTTTGAATTCAGTGTGAACGCCCCAAAGACCGCTGTGCCCTTGAACCAACCTGTTACATAGATGTTTCCGGCGCTGTCCATGGCCACATCCTCACCACTTTCCCCGATTAGCCCGGCGGGCGTTTGAACCCAATCCCATCCCGGAGCCTGAGGCCAGGCCAAGGCCGTCAGGAACCCCAAGCAAAGAAAAATCAACACATGTTTCATCGTTCCTCCCTGGCTCCCCATCATTGCCAAAATGCACGGGAAACCACGAGACAATTTATTTTTCAATAGATCTGAATGCCATTCGGTTGTCAAGGAATATTTTCACTTGCCACAGATGCTAATGTTGCTGATAATTGTATGCCTTTAGTGAATTCACACAATAAAGAATGCCCAAGGATTACCAGTAATAAACTCAACCAGAGCAAAAAAAGACCCGGTGACTTTCACCGGGCCATGTTCATGCATTTTGTCGGGGTTGTCAGGTCAACTGGCCGGCACTTCGCCCATCGGGATGCCGCTGGCTTTGGCGACACCTTCACCATAGGCGGGATCGACCTTCCAGCAATTGACGATGTGGCGGATCTTGATCTCCTTGGGCGCGTCACCCATGTTGCGGGCGGTGTTATCATAGAGGGCCTGTTTCTGCTGGGAGCTCATCAGCTTGAAAAGTTCGCGGGGCTGGCTGTAATAGTCATTGTCGTCGGCGTGGAAATCATAGCGGTCGGCATCTCCCTCGAGCGGATAGGGGGGTTCGGAGAAATCCGGCTGGTCCTGCCATTCGCCAAAAGAATTGGGATCATAACCCAAAGTGCCGCCGTAGTTTCCATCCAGCCGCAGGTCGCCATCGCGGTGGAAGCTGTGAGCCTCATTGCGGGATTTGTTGACCGGGATCTGGTGGTGGTTGATCCCCAGGCGGTAGCCCTGCGCGACGCCGTAGGAAAAGAGCCGCGCCTGCAGCATGCGGTCGGGCGAATAGCCAACTCCGGGAACGATGTTGGCGAGGGTGAAAACGGCCTGTTCCACATCCTGGAAATAATTCTCCGGATTGCGGTTGAGTTCCATCACGCCGACCTCGATCAGCGGCCATTTCTTCTTGGTCCAGACCTTGGTCACGTCGAAGGGGTTGAAGGGAACCTGGTTGGCCTCTTCCTCCGTCATCACCTGGATGGACAGCGTCCAGCGGGGAAAATCGCCTTTTTCAATGCTGTCAAAGAGGTCGCGCTGATGGCTTTCGCGGTCTTTGCCGACCAGGGCTTCGGCCTCGGCGTCAGTAAGGTTTTTGATGCCCTGCTGGGTCTTGAAATGGAATTTGACCCAGACCCTGTGGTTGTCCTTGTCATACATGGCGAAGGTATGGCAGCCGTAACCGTTCATGTGCCTGTAGGACAAGGGTATGCCGCGGTCGCTCATGGTGATGGTGACTTGATGGATCGCCTCCGGCAGCGAACTCCAAAAATCCCAGTTGTTTTTGGCGCTGCGCAGGTTGGTCTTGGGATCGCGCTTCACGGCGTGGTTGAGCCCGGGAAACCTCAGCGGGTCGCGGAAAAAGGAAGACC is a genomic window containing:
- the alr gene encoding alanine racemase, translating into MLHSSWIELDRAALNKNIRYLRKRVGEKVVFVSVIKGNAYGHGIEQFLPLAEAAGVRNFAVYDAFEASRALQVKAPETNLMIMGMLDEDQLDWAIAQNIAFFVFTEERLAAASGEARKQKKKALVHLELETGMNRTGLDEEELPRIMQAIKKNSRHLQFEGVCTHFAGAESIANYHRIQQQYQQFEKLTKILKRGGIKPRFYHSACSAAALIYKHTIMDLVRFGIAQYGFWPSMETKMNNLLSAESKFTRDPLKAILSWKSRVMSIKTVDKGNFINYGNAFLSTKNMRLATVPIGYHHGYSRSLGNAGHVLIHGRRADVVGMVNMNMFMVNVTNIPGVKVGDEVVLIGRQGDLSISVASFAELTKMVNYELLSRLPYQIPRIVV